TCTGCGAGTGTTGATGGCGAAACCGATCGTCAGACTCTTGCCGAGCTTGCCGCAGATACGGATTCTCATGCCAAGTGGCAGCGTTATCACCTGATGGGTGATGCCATGCGCGATGAGTTGCCTCAGGCAATGCCACTCGATTTGTCTGCCCGCATTGCGGCCGCACTCGAGGATGAACCTACTATCCTGGCACCCAAGGTTGAGCGCGAAGCACCTACACAGGCACCTTCCCGTGCTGTGGTTGTGCCCTTCATGCGCCAGCTCGGGCAGTACGGTATAGCCGCAGCCGTTGCGCTGATGGCGGTAGTCGGGGTTCAGAATTATCAGAGTACACAGGATGATGCGCCACTGCCTGTGCTCAACACCCGTCCTTTGGTGGGCACAGCGACGCCTGTTAGCTTGCAAACCGGACCGGTTGCCAATCAAAATCAGGGCAATGCCAACGATCAGTTGCTGGAGCAGCGCCGCCGTATCAATGCGTATCTGCAAGATCATATGTTGCAGCAGAGATTGAACACAGGTGCGGTTGTGGACGACAATAGCGAGGTTACCCCAATTCCAGTCAATCGCTGAAGGAGTTAGCTTGCGATCCATTCTTCTGGCCCTCGTGGTCATGGTCCTGCCGGTATCTGCCCAGGACCTGTCTGCCAAGGCCTGGCTTGAGGAAATGAGCCGGGCTCTCAATCAAGAACAGTTCAAAATGTCGGTCATTCATCTTCAGGCCGACCATATACGTCCTCTGGTTTACCTCCATGGCAAGGTCAATGGTCAGGAGGTCGCTTTCCTTGAGCATCTTAATGGGCCAATTAAAAACGCTGTCCGTATTGATAACAGGGTGACCTTTATCGAGCACGACCAGCCGGCGTTTACGGTAAATGCCGACAGAATTCAGGGGCTGTGGCCAGCGGTGTTCGCCAGTGCGCCCTCCGCCATCGAGGCGGGTTACCAGTTTGTTCTTGGGGGACGCAGTCGCATTGCCGGGCGTCCGGGGCAATTGGTGCGCTTCATTCCCAACGACCCCCACCGTTATCCACTGCAGGTTTGGGTGGATATGGAAACCTATTTGCCACTGCGCTACGAGCTTTTGACCGACGAGAAAGATCTGTTGGAGCAGATCATGGTGGTGGAGCTGTTGGTGCTCGAAGAGCCTGCTCCCCTCCTGGTGGAAGCCGCCAAACAGGACTGGCCACCGGTGATTAATCAACTGGACAGGCACGATGGCCAAAATTGGACTTTCACCTGGTTGCCGGAAGGCTTCAAGGTGGTGGCAAGGGATCATCACAGATTGATGGGCTCACAGGAGCCGGTGGAGTATGTCGCCATCACCGACGGCATCGCCAATATCTCTGTCTATGTTGGCCGCGCCGGTAATGTGCCCATGCCAGACGAGCTCATGACCCGCAACGGCCTTGGGCTTGTCAGCGAAAAAGTGGGTAATGCCGAGGTGGTCGCGGTAGGGCGTGTGCCAATGGCCACCTTAAGCCGTATTATCCGCAGCCTGGCGCTGGATAAATCATCATGATGGAAGAGCTGGCCCGTGTCGTGCGGGTCGAATCCTCAGGCTGGGTGACGGTCGAAGTCGAGGTTAAGACTGCCTGTGGACACTGCGCAGCCAGCGAAAGCTGCGGCACGGGTGCCATCGCCAGCGCCTTTGCCGGTAAGACCCAGCAGTTCTCAATCAAAAGCACTGAGGCGTTTGAAGAGGGTGAGCTTATTCGCCTCGGTCTGCCTGAATCTGCGCTGCTCAAAGCGGCGGCGCTGGTCTACCTGCTGCCACTTGTCGGTTTGCTCCTGGGAGCCTTTGGCGGCAAGATGGCAGGCTCAGCGTTAAGCTTCGGCAGTGAAACTGCCAGTCTGGTGTTTTCGCTGCTGGGGGCCATAGTGGCCTGGCTCTGGGGAAAGCGGCTTGCCAAAAACCTAGAGCGTCAAACTCAACCTGTCATCCTCGCCCGCCTGGGCAAAGCGGTGGAACCCTCTTGCCTGACTAAAGCAGTCTGACTTTCCTGCGGATCAGATTGGTATTACCCCCGTAATCGGGTACAATTTCGCACCTTTGATTTTGTCTTCCATTTTTAGTTTGGTCATTACCGAAGAATGAAACACATTAGAAACTTCTCCATCATTGCCCACATCGACCACGGCAAGTCCACTCTGTCTGATCGCCTTATTCAGGTGTGTGGTGGTCTAACGGACCGTGAGATGGCCGAACAGGTCCTGGACTCCATGGATCTTGAGCGCGAGCGTGGCATTACCATTAAAGCCCAAAGCGTGACCCTGGACTACACCGCCAAAAATGGTGAGACCTATCAGCTGAACTTTATTGATACCCCCGGCCACGTGGACTTCTCCTATGAAGTATCCCGTTCACTCGCTGCCTGTGAAGGCGCACTCCTGGTGGTGGATGCCGGTCAGGGCGTAGAAGCCCAGACATTGGCCAACTGCTATACCGCGCTGGAAATGGATCTGGAAGTGGTACCGGTACTGAACAAAATCGACCTGCCCCAGGCCGAGCCTGAGCGTGTGGCTACCGAGATTGAAGACATCGTTGGCATCGAAGCCCAGAATGCGGTGCGCTGCTCTGCCAAGACCGGTGTCGGCATCGATGAAGTGCTTGAAACCATAGTCGCGCAGATCCCTTCCCCAGAAGGCGACCCTGAGGCGCCGCTGCAGGCACTTATCATCGACTCCTGGTTCGACAGCTACCTCGGCGTGGTGTCACTGGTGCGTATCAAGAACGGCGTGCTCAAGAAGGGTGAAAAGTTCAAGGTGATGAGCACTGGCCAGGCTTACAACGCTGACCGCGTCGGTATCTTCACGCCGAAGATGAAAGACCAGGCTGAGCTGAAAACCGGTCAGGTTGGCTATGTTATCGCCGGTATCAAGGAAATTCACGGCGCGCCCGTGGGTGATACCCTGACCCTGGCCAAGCACGGTGCCGACAAGCCGCTGCCGGGCTTTAAGAAGGCTAAGCCTCAGGTATACGCCGGTGTGTTTACCATTTCCACCGACGACTATGAAAGCTTCCGTGATGCGCTGAATAAGCTCAGCCTGAACGATGCTTCTTTGCAGTTTGAGCCTGAAACCTCTTCGGCACTGGGCTTTGGTTTCCGTATCGGTTACCTCGGCCTGCTGCACATGGAAATCATCCAGGAGCGTCTGGAGCGTGAATACGATCTGGACCTCATCACCACGGCGCCTACCGTGGAATACGAAGTGTTGATGACCAACGGCGAAACCGTGTACGTGGATAACCCGTCCGACCTGCCGGCTATCAACCACATCGAAGAGATGCGTGAGCCTATCGTTCAGGCCAACATCCTGGTGCCAAAAGATTACCTGGGTAACGTGATTACCCTGTGTATCGAGAAGCGTGGCGTACAGAAGAACATGGTTTACCACGGTAACCAGGTGGCACTGACTTACGATATTCCCGCCGCCGAAGTGGTGATGGACTTCTTCGACCGCCTCAAGTCGACCAGCCGTGGTTATGCCTCGCTGGAATATAACTTCATTCGCTTCGAGCCCGCTGACATGGTGCGTCTGGACGTGCTCATCAACGGTGACCGGGTAGACGCGCTGGCGATGATCATTCACCGCTCCAACATCCGTCACAAGGGTATTGCCCTGGTGGAGAAGATGAAAGAGCTGATCCCAAGGCAGATGTTTGATATCGCGATTCAGGCCGCCGTGGGTAACCAGGTTGTTGCCCGTTCTACCGTGAAGGCCTTGCGTAAGGACGTAACGGCCAAGTGTTACGGTGGTGACGTGTCCCGTAAGAAGAAACTGTTGCAGAAGCAGAAAGAAGGTAAGAAGCGGATGAAGCAACTGGGTAACGTGGAAGTACCTCAGGAAGCCTTCCTCGCAGTGCTCAAGCTTAACGAATGATCACACTCTTTTACTTGCTTCCCTAAGCCTTGCTTAGGTAAAACAACGATAAAGGCGCCGCAGTATGCGGCGCTTTGGTTAGCAGATCCTCTGGGTGTGCTCACCAAAGCGACTGGCTCTGAGTCAATTTTCTTTGCCACAGAGTTAAGCCAATCACTTTTAACGCCAAGGAGTTACCCCGTTAATGGCTGCGTATTTTTCACAAATTCTGGTGATAGTTACCCTGGTGTCAGGGTTGATTTGGCTGTTTGATGTGCTGTTTCAGGCCCCCAAGCGCAAGGCGGCCCTGGCAGTGGCCCAGTCGGGCGATGCCAATCTCTCAGACGAAGCCGTCGAGGCCATCACTAAAGAGCCTTACATTGTTGAAACGGCCCACTCTGTGTTTCCGGTCATCGCCTTTGTGCTGGTGCTGCGATCTTTCCTGTATGAGCCATTTCAAATTCCGTCAGGTTCCATGATGCCAACCCTGCTGGTGGGAGACTTTATCCTGGTAGAAAAGTTCAGCTATGGCATTAAAGAACCCATGTGGCGTAAAGAAATTATCGCCACGGGTAAGCCGGAGCGCGGCGACGTGGTGGTCTTCAAATACCCGGAAGAACCCAGAATTGACTATATTAAGCGTGTGGTAGGCCTGCCGGGAGACCGCGTGTTTTATCAAAACAAAGAACTGTACATACAGCGCGCCTGCGTCGAAGGCGAGGTCTGCCAGAGCGTCCCCGCCAAGGTGGACCGCATCCCCCTTGGCGACAGCGAGTTTGTGCAGGATGGTGTCCGCCTCAAGCACTATAAAGAGCAGCTTGGCGAGGTGGAACATGAGATTTTGATCAATCCATCCCGACCAGACATGCGCGGCATGTTCTACCGCAAAGGCACAGTGGCAGCCGGTGAGTTTGTGGTGCCTGAAGGCCAGTACTTTGTGATGGGGGATAACCGTGACAACAGTACCGACAGCCGTTTCTGGGGCTTTGTGCCCGAAGAAAATCTGGTGGGTAAAGCCGTGGCCATTTGGATAAGCTTTGAGTTTGACCGCAAGCCTTCTGATGTGCTGCCAACCTGGGTGCCTACAGGGGTACGTTTTGAGCGTGTGGGCGGTATCCAGTGAGCATGATGGAACCTATTAAAAATCTGCCCAGACTCTGTCGGACTCTGGGTTATGAGTTCAGCGATATCCGCTTGCTTGAGCAGGCCCTGACCCATAGAAGTGCCTCGAATCTGCATAATGAGCGGCTGGAGTTTTTAGGCGACTCCATCCTCTCTATCGTCATTTCCGACGCGCTGTTTCATCAGTTTCCCAAAGCCACCGAAGGTGACTTGAGCCGTATGCGCGCCACCCTGGTGCGCGGCGATACCCTGGCGGTGATTGCCAAGGAGTTCAAGCTGGGGGACTACCTCAATCTGGGGCCCGGTGAACTCAAAAGCGGCGGGTTCAGACGAGAGTCTATCCTTGCTGACGCAGTTGAAGCCATCATAGGCGCTGTGTATTTGGATGCAGACCTGGAAACCTGCCGCAGCTTATTGCTGGGCTGGTATGAAAAGCGGCTTGCCGACATCAAGCCCGGGATTGGCCAAAAGGATGCCAAGACCCTGCTGCAGGAATATTTGCAGGGCATTAAAAAGCCCCTGCCTGAATATCAGGTAACCCAGGTAGAAGGTGAGGCTCACGATCAGACCTTTACCGTGGAATGCCGGGTGACCGACCTTGCCGACGCCGTCGTGGGTGTGGGCAGTTCTCGCCGTAAAGCCGAACAAATGGCGGCGGCACAAGTTTTGGAATTATTGAATCAATGAGCAAGAAACCCGAACCAGGTGTACCGGAAAACGAACCGAGCCTGGAAGATCTGCTGGCACGCATGAACAGCCAGAATCAGCCCGAAGAGCACTACGATGTGACCTATTGCGGTATGGTGGCCATCGTTGGTCGTCCCAACGTAGGTAAATCCACCTTGCTCAACAAGTTGCTAAAGCAAAAAATCAGTATTACTTCCCGTAAGCCGCAGACCACCCGTCACCGCATTATGGGTATTCATACCGAAGGGCCGAATCAAATCGTTTTTATTGATACCCCCGGTCTGCACATCGAAGAAAAGCGTGCCATCAACCGCCTGATGAACCGTGCTGCTGCCAGTTCTCTGGCCGATGTGTCCATGGTGATCTTTGTGGTAGATGGCATGGAATGGACTGCCGACGATGAAATGGTACTCAACAAGCTGCGCCGCGGCGGTGAGCATCGCAAGACGGTGCTTGCCATCAACAAGGTTGATGGTATCAAGGAAAAAGAAGAGCTGTTCCCGTACCTTATCGAAGTATCCAAAAAATACCCCTTCGATGACATAGTGCCGGTATCTGCAAAGCAGGGCACCAACGTGGAGCGACTGTTGGACCTGGCCCGTGAATCGCTGCCCGAGTCTGTGTTCTTCTTCCCCGAAGACTATGTAACTGACCGCAGCCAGCGCTTTATGGCCTCTGAGATTGTCCGTGAAAAGCTGATGCGCTTCCTCGGTGATGAACTGCCCTACGATGCCACCGTGGAAATCGAACAGTTCAAAATGATGGAAAACGGCGTTTACCAAATCAATGCCCTGGTGCTGGTCGAGCGTGATGGCCAGAAGCGTATGGTGATTGGTAAAAAGGGCGAACGTATTCGCACCATCGCCACCGAGGCCCGTAAAGACATGGAGCGCCTGTTTGATAACAAGGTGTTCCTTGAAGTGTGGGTGAAGGTGAAATCCGGCTGGGCCGACGACGAGCGGGCACTTCGCAGCCTGGGTTACGGCGAAGATTAATCCCGGGGCCGCGATGGAAAGGGGTTACCTGCTGCATTCGCGTCCCTATCGGGAAAACAGCGCCATCGTGAACCTGTTGGTGGATGGCGCAGGTCGGGTCGACGCCATTGCGCGGCTCGGCAGCGGCAAGCGCTCAAGCCGGGCGCTGCTGCAACCCTTCCAGCCCTTACTGTTTTCACTGTCGGGCAAGGGGGAGCTCAGAACCCTTATCCAGCCCGAAGCCTATGCCCCCGCCATTCCGCTGCAGGGCGATGCCCTCTACGCCGCCATGTATCTCAATGAGCTCCTGATGCGTTGCCTCAGCCACAGCCACGCCGGTGAAGGGCTGTTTTTCAACTATCACCAGACCTTGATGTCCATGGCCAAGGGCTTTTGTCAAAGCCAGCTGAGATACTTTGAGTTGTCACTGCTTGAAGAACTCGGTGCCTGTCCATCGCTCTCGGATGATACCCTGGGCGCGGCCATCAGTGCCGAATGTGCCTATCGTCCTTGCCCCGAGGGGGGGCTTGCCCCCAGCACTCTTGAGAAAGCCATTTCAGGTCGGGCGATTCTTGCTTTGGCACAGAAGGAACTCTCAGAAGCCGATTTTGCCGCGGCCCGGCAGTTGCTGCGATTTTTGCTGGCGCCCTTTGTGGGCAGTAAGCCCTTGGTCAGCCGTCAACTCTTTGCCAACCGAAACAAAAGCTGAGTTCACACAAGCGCTTGCTTTCAGTGGCAAATGCTTACCCGGCTATATCAAGGCGAAGGGGGATTCAGTACAATGCCAATCAATATTGCCAAGACAATTCTGAAGGAGTACCCGATGAGCCGCATTCTTCTGGGCGTGAACATCGACCACATCGCCACCCTGCGTCAGGCCCGTGGCACCAACTACCCCGATCCCGTGCACGCCGCCGCCGTGGCTGAGCATGCAGGTGCCGATGGCATCACCATTCACCTGCGTGAAGACAGGCGCCATATCATAGACCGCGATGTTTACCTGCTGGCCAAAACCCTGAAGACCCGGATGAACTTCGAGTGTGCCGTTACCGAAGAGATGCTCAATATCGCCTGTGAGGTAAAACCCACTTATGTGTGTTTGGTGCCAGAGAAGCGTGAAGAGCTGACCACGGAAGGTGGCCTGGACGTCGCGGGTCAGAAAGATAAAATCCGCGCAGCCGTGGAGCGTTTGGCTGCCCAGGGGATTCTGGTGTCTCTCTTTATCGATGCCGACAAGACTCAAATCGACGCCGCCCACGAAGTTGGCGCGCCTTATATAGAGATCCACACCGGCTGTTACGCCGATGCCCACACCGAGGCCGAAGCAGAAACCGAGCTTAAGCGTATCGCTTCCATGGCCAAATATGCCCATGGCTTGGGAATTACCGTGAATGCCGGCCACGGCCTGCACTACCATAACGTAAAGCCCATCGCTGCCATTCCTGAGCTGTATGAGCTCAACATCGGTCACGCCATTGTTGCCCGTGCCGCTATCGATGGTCTGGAAAAGGCCGTACGTGACATGAAGCAGCTGATGCTTGAAGGTCGTCGGGGCGAATAATGTCAGTGCTGGGGCTGGGGACTGACATAGTTGAGATTGAGCGTATTCGCAGCCAACTTGAACGTGGCGGCGATCGCCTCGCCAAGCGGGTGCTGACTGAATCCGAGCTGGCGATTTTTGTCGGCAGCGGTCAGCGCGAGCTGTATCTGGCCAAGCGTTTTGCCGCCAAGGAGGCGGTAGCAAAGGCATTGGGTACCGGCATAGGTCGCGGCGTGTCATTTCAACATATCGAAACCTACAGCGATGAGTTTGGCGCTCCCTGTGTGCGCCTTACCGACGGCGCCCTCGACAGGATGCATCAGCTTGGTGCGGATCAGATTAGGCTGTCTATCGCCGACGAGCGACATTATGCAGTGGCAACAGCCATCTTATGTAAAAACTGAAGGGAGCCTGGCTCCCTTTTTTGTGGCTTGTTAAAGGCCAGGTTCTTTGTTTTACTGGTACACACGTACCACTTTGTGCGCCGAGTCTGCGGACAAGACACTAACGCCACAACAATCATCCATGCCAAGGAGAGCAATATGAAGACCGCCGCCGAGCAGCTTGCGCGCTACAAGAGTGTGCACCTGAATCCCACCAATATGAAAACCCACTTTGTCGGTATACCGCTGATAATCTGGTCAGCCTTTGTGTGGCTCGGGCTTATTCGGTTTGAGCTTGGCAGCTTGGGCGAGGCCAGCGCAGCCATGGTGTTTACCCTGATAGTGCTCGCTTACTACGTTAAATTGCATGTACGCCTTGCCGCGGGCATGCTGGTGTTTATCCTGCCGGTGCTGTACACCTCAGACATGATGGCTGCAATGCCACAAGCCACATGGATAGCTGCCGTGGTGTTTGTTATTGGCTGGGTGTTTCAACTCATTGGCCATAAGTACGAAAAGGCAAAACCGGCGTTTGTGGATGATATGAATCAGCTGTTGATAGGGCCTTTCTTTTTGATGGCCGAAGTGTACTTTGCCCTGGGACTTGAAAAGGCGCTTGAGCGAGAGATAACCCCCCAGGCCATAGCCCTGCGCAAGGCCCTTGAAGCGAGTCGCAAGACAGCTTGAGTCGTTGACTCGGGAAAAGAAAAAAGACGCTCAGGGCGTCTTTTTTGCGTTATCGGGGGCCTGATACAGGTCGGGCATTACCCTTACGGTCTTCACCATATTTTCGGCCACCTCCATGACTTCAATCGGATAGCCTTCAAGGCGCAAGCTGGTGTTGGGGGAGGGGATGTCCTCCAGATATTCCAGGATAAGGCCGTTCAGCGTCTTGGGGCCATCGATGGGTAAGTCCCACTTCATCTCTTTGTTCAGCTCACGGATGTTGATACTGGCATCAATAAGCAGGCTGCCATCTTCCTGAGGATGGATTTCCTCGCTGGCGGTGGGCACCATGGAGGTGGTGAAGTCACCCACAATCTCCTCAAGAATGTCTTCAAGCGTTACCAGACCCTGAATATCACCGTATTCATCCACCACCAGACCGATACGTTCCTTGTTTTGCTGGAAGTTGGCCAGCTGCACGTTAAGGGGAGTGCCTTCGGGGATAAAGTAGAGCTCTTTCACTGCCCTGAGCAGGGTCGCTTTGCTGAATTCTTCTTTGGACTGCAGGCGCAGGGCATCCCTTAAGTGAATAAAGCCCACAGCATCGTCTATGGTATCGCGGTATACCAATACCCGGGTGTGTGGACTGGTAACCACCTGGCGATTGATCTGCTTAAAATCATCGTTAACGTTGATGGCGTAGATTTCGGCGCGGGTGATCATAATGTCTTCCACTGTCACCTTCTCGAGGTCGAGGATAGACAGCAGCATGTCCTGGTGGCGTTGGGGAATAAGAGCACCTGCCTCGTGCACCACGGTGCGCAGTTCTTCCTGGCTCAGGGCATCATTGGTCGCTACGTTGCGAATACCGATAAGCCGCAAAATGCCTGATGTGATGATGTTCATCAACTTCACCAGAGGCTGCAATATGACCAGCAACCATCTAAGCAGCAAACTCGAGGGGTAAGCGATACGCTCAGGGTGCAGGGCCGCCACCGTCTTGGGGGTGACTTCAGCAAATACCAACACCACCACAGTGAGTAACCCGGTTGCTATGGCTACACCCACATCCCCCCAAATCCGCATACCAATGATGGTGGCAATGGCTGAAGCAAGAATATTGACCAGGTTGTTACCAATCAGGATAAGGCCTATCAAACGGTCGGGGCGGTCGAGCAGCTTCAGCGCCCGTTTGGCACCCTTGTGACCACTGCCGGCAAGGTGTCTGAGCCGATAGCGGTTCAGTGACATCATGGCAGTTTCAGAGCCAGAGAAATAGGCAGAAATCAGGATTAACACTAACAGGGACAGCAGGAGTGTTCCGGTCGATATCGCGTCCAAGCAAAGGCTCCACTATGGCCAGGAGATGTAAGTAAATACTGGCATTTTAAAGGGGTGTCAAGTTAGCCAAGGGGCTAAGCCCCTTGGCCGGGAACTTAATTGAGTATGAGTTCCTTGACGATTCGGGCGCCAAAATAGGCGAGCGACAACAGGGTGGCGCCGGTCAGGGTGTAGGCTATGGCAGTACGGATGCGGCAACCGACAGAATATTGTTGCCACAGCATGGCGATGTAAACAAACCAGGCCATGATGGAGAGTATGGCTTTATGGCCTTTGCCCTCGGCAAACATGTCATCGAGGAAGATAAAGCCGGTGGCCAGACCAAGGCTCAGCAGAATCATACCGATGATCACCAAGTGATACAGCTGCTTTTCCACCGTCATCAGTGGCGGCATGGCAGGGCTTAACATCAGCTGCTTTTTCTTAAGCTTGTTTTGGATCATCGCCAGCTGAATGGCGTACAGGGCTGCTATCATCAGCGCACTGTAGGCCATGAGTGACAGCACAACGTGGGCCAGCACCTCAGGATTATGTTCGAAGTGGGTTATGTACTTGGGGGGCACCAGCCACAAGAGTGCCACAGATAACACCGAGCAGGCATACACCACAGGCACAACCACTATCACTTTCAAGCGGAAAATAAGAATGCTGAAGGTAAAAGCGATAATCCAGTTCACCAGTGAAATCACATTGGTGAGGCTGAAATTCTGGCCTTCGTCGGTGAAAATGGCTTGCTGCAGGGCGGCGGCGTGCAATACCACAGCGATGGAGGCCACGGCGGCCACGGCACGACGGTTGGGGCCTTCGGCGTGAAACAGTCGACTGGTCACCAGTATCAGGGCGATACAGTAGAAGAACATGGCTGACGCAGAGAAAAGAACCATGGGTTACAACCTGCTTTTAGTTACTCTAGTGCTTCGCGTTGCGAGAGCGGGATTGGCGATTTGGAAATTAGAATAACACGACCCTTTAGCAAATGGGCAGTGATGTGAGTTGCAAATTTTAGCCAATTCTGATTGTTAGCCGCACTATTCCTTATCTGCCATCCATACAGGCAAGCGGACAGGTAGCATAAACCGCAGGCATCGCTATAATACAAGCCCACATTTGACATTATTAAAGGTTTGCACAGGACGATGTTTGAGAACCTGACCGACAGACTGTCGCGTACGCTGAAGACTATCAGTGGTCGCGGTCGCTTAACGGAAGACAACATTAAAGACACCCTGCGGGAAGTCCGTATGGCGCTCCTGGAGGCCGATGTGGCCTTGCCGGTTGTCCGTGAATTTGTGAATGCCGTTAAAGAGCGCGCGGTAGGCCAGGAAGTGGCCAAGAGCCTGACGCCAGGTCAGGTGTTTGTCAAAATCGTTCAAAGTGAGCTTGAAAAGGCGATGGGTGAGGCCAACGAGGCCCTGAATCTCGCCGCCCAGCCTCCTGCGGTGATCATGATGGCGGGTCTGCAGGGGGCGGGTAAAACCACCTCTGTGGCCAAGCTTTCCAAGTTCCTGCGTACCCGCCATAAAAAATCGGTGTTGGTGGTCAGCGCCGACGTTTACCGTCCTGCAGCGATTAAACAGCTCGAAACCCTGGCCAAAGAAGTGGAAGTGGAATTCTTCCCCTCCGATGTCAGCCAAAAGCCCATCGACATTGCCAATGCCGCGATTTCCCATGCTAAGCTGAAATTCATCGATGTAGTCATCCTCGATACTGCGGGTCGCCTGCACGTCGATGAAGCCATGATGGATGAGATCAAGGCGCTGCATGCCGCGGTCAAGCCCATTGAAACCTTGTTCGTGGTAGACGCCATGACGGGTCAGGATGCTGCCAACACGGCCAAGGCCTTTAATGAGGCGCTGCCGCTCACCGGCGTGGTACTGACCAAGGTGGACGGTGATGCCCGCGGTGGTGCGGCGCTGTCTATCCGCCACATCACAGGCAAGCCCATTAAGTTCCTCGGTGTCGGCGAAAAGACCGATGCCCTTGAGCCATTCCACCCCGACCGTGTTGCCTCGCGTATTCTCGGTATGGGTGACGTACTCTCCCTGATTGAGCAGGTTGAGCGCGGCGTCGATAAAGAAAAAGCCATGAAGTTGGCCTCCAAGGTCAAATCGGGTGGTAATTTCGACCTCGAAGACTTCCGCGAGCAGCTGCAGCAGATGAAAAACATGGGCGGCATGATGGGCCTGCTGGAAAAATTGCCCGGCGTTGGTCAGCTGCCACCGGAAGCCATGGCACAAATCCAGGATGGTAAAATGACCCGCCAAATGGAGGCTATTATTAACTCCATGACCCCGGGTGAGCGCCAGAATCCGGATATCATCAAGGGCTCTCGCAAGCGCCGTATCGCTGCGGGTAGTGGCACACAAATTCAAGACGTTAACCGTCTACTTAAACAATTCACCCAGATGCAGAAGATGATGAAGAAGATGTCTTCCAAGGGTGGTATGCAGAAAATGATGCGCGCCATGGGCGGTATGATGCCCGGCGGCATGAAGCTTCCCGGGCGTTAAGCCCGGACGCAGTGCAGCCGTAAAATTGGCCAGTTTCGGTTGCATTCGCCTGAAACTCAGGTAAAATTCTCCGGCTTTCTTGCTGGGACTCTTCTGCGAACACGGGGTTCCAGTTTTTATTTTTGCTTCTGGCAAATCATTAGAGGAAAAAAAACGCATGGTTACCATTCGTTTAGCTCGCGGCGGCGCTAAAAAGCGTCCTTTCTACAACATCGTAGTAACTGACTCTCGTAACGCCCGTGACGGCCGTTTCATCGAGCGCGTTGGTTTCTTCAACCCACTGGCCAAAGGTCAGGAAGAAACTCTGCGTCTGGATCTGGACCGTGTTGATCACTGGGTTGGCAACGGTGCTTCTACTACCGAT
The window above is part of the Shewanella litorisediminis genome. Proteins encoded here:
- a CDS encoding MucB/RseB C-terminal domain-containing protein, which gives rise to MRSILLALVVMVLPVSAQDLSAKAWLEEMSRALNQEQFKMSVIHLQADHIRPLVYLHGKVNGQEVAFLEHLNGPIKNAVRIDNRVTFIEHDQPAFTVNADRIQGLWPAVFASAPSAIEAGYQFVLGGRSRIAGRPGQLVRFIPNDPHRYPLQVWVDMETYLPLRYELLTDEKDLLEQIMVVELLVLEEPAPLLVEAAKQDWPPVINQLDRHDGQNWTFTWLPEGFKVVARDHHRLMGSQEPVEYVAITDGIANISVYVGRAGNVPMPDELMTRNGLGLVSEKVGNAEVVAVGRVPMATLSRIIRSLALDKSS
- the rnc gene encoding ribonuclease III, producing MEPIKNLPRLCRTLGYEFSDIRLLEQALTHRSASNLHNERLEFLGDSILSIVISDALFHQFPKATEGDLSRMRATLVRGDTLAVIAKEFKLGDYLNLGPGELKSGGFRRESILADAVEAIIGAVYLDADLETCRSLLLGWYEKRLADIKPGIGQKDAKTLLQEYLQGIKKPLPEYQVTQVEGEAHDQTFTVECRVTDLADAVVGVGSSRRKAEQMAAAQVLELLNQ
- a CDS encoding SoxR reducing system RseC family protein, with amino-acid sequence MMEELARVVRVESSGWVTVEVEVKTACGHCAASESCGTGAIASAFAGKTQQFSIKSTEAFEEGELIRLGLPESALLKAAALVYLLPLVGLLLGAFGGKMAGSALSFGSETASLVFSLLGAIVAWLWGKRLAKNLERQTQPVILARLGKAVEPSCLTKAV
- a CDS encoding sigma-E factor negative regulatory protein; the encoded protein is MEKTGQEWVSASVDGETDRQTLAELAADTDSHAKWQRYHLMGDAMRDELPQAMPLDLSARIAAALEDEPTILAPKVEREAPTQAPSRAVVVPFMRQLGQYGIAAAVALMAVVGVQNYQSTQDDAPLPVLNTRPLVGTATPVSLQTGPVANQNQGNANDQLLEQRRRINAYLQDHMLQQRLNTGAVVDDNSEVTPIPVNR
- the lepB gene encoding signal peptidase I; protein product: MAAYFSQILVIVTLVSGLIWLFDVLFQAPKRKAALAVAQSGDANLSDEAVEAITKEPYIVETAHSVFPVIAFVLVLRSFLYEPFQIPSGSMMPTLLVGDFILVEKFSYGIKEPMWRKEIIATGKPERGDVVVFKYPEEPRIDYIKRVVGLPGDRVFYQNKELYIQRACVEGEVCQSVPAKVDRIPLGDSEFVQDGVRLKHYKEQLGEVEHEILINPSRPDMRGMFYRKGTVAAGEFVVPEGQYFVMGDNRDNSTDSRFWGFVPEENLVGKAVAIWISFEFDRKPSDVLPTWVPTGVRFERVGGIQ
- the lepA gene encoding translation elongation factor 4, which produces MKHIRNFSIIAHIDHGKSTLSDRLIQVCGGLTDREMAEQVLDSMDLERERGITIKAQSVTLDYTAKNGETYQLNFIDTPGHVDFSYEVSRSLAACEGALLVVDAGQGVEAQTLANCYTALEMDLEVVPVLNKIDLPQAEPERVATEIEDIVGIEAQNAVRCSAKTGVGIDEVLETIVAQIPSPEGDPEAPLQALIIDSWFDSYLGVVSLVRIKNGVLKKGEKFKVMSTGQAYNADRVGIFTPKMKDQAELKTGQVGYVIAGIKEIHGAPVGDTLTLAKHGADKPLPGFKKAKPQVYAGVFTISTDDYESFRDALNKLSLNDASLQFEPETSSALGFGFRIGYLGLLHMEIIQERLEREYDLDLITTAPTVEYEVLMTNGETVYVDNPSDLPAINHIEEMREPIVQANILVPKDYLGNVITLCIEKRGVQKNMVYHGNQVALTYDIPAAEVVMDFFDRLKSTSRGYASLEYNFIRFEPADMVRLDVLINGDRVDALAMIIHRSNIRHKGIALVEKMKELIPRQMFDIAIQAAVGNQVVARSTVKALRKDVTAKCYGGDVSRKKKLLQKQKEGKKRMKQLGNVEVPQEAFLAVLKLNE
- the era gene encoding GTPase Era; protein product: MSKKPEPGVPENEPSLEDLLARMNSQNQPEEHYDVTYCGMVAIVGRPNVGKSTLLNKLLKQKISITSRKPQTTRHRIMGIHTEGPNQIVFIDTPGLHIEEKRAINRLMNRAAASSLADVSMVIFVVDGMEWTADDEMVLNKLRRGGEHRKTVLAINKVDGIKEKEELFPYLIEVSKKYPFDDIVPVSAKQGTNVERLLDLARESLPESVFFFPEDYVTDRSQRFMASEIVREKLMRFLGDELPYDATVEIEQFKMMENGVYQINALVLVERDGQKRMVIGKKGERIRTIATEARKDMERLFDNKVFLEVWVKVKSGWADDERALRSLGYGED